In Nostoc sp. UHCC 0926, a single genomic region encodes these proteins:
- a CDS encoding ABC transporter permease: MTINRIFVLAKNVFQEVVRDRILYIIGFYALILATAFRVLPEFAATTEDKMFLDFGMAAMNAIGLIVTIFVGTGLVNKEIEKRTVLMLIAKPVSRSEIIVGKYLGLSAVLAVLIATMTAIYLIFLQFGNIPHPTVSILIAAIFLFLQLSLITAIAITFGVFTASLLATILTFAVYLIGNITQDLVQLGRLSHNPGMERLTQGLFLILPDLSRLDLKNDAVYGLQALPDTTVLIMNAGYGLLYSAMLLAIAIFIFSQREF; this comes from the coding sequence ATGACTATTAACAGAATTTTTGTATTGGCAAAGAATGTCTTTCAGGAAGTGGTACGCGATCGCATTCTATATATTATTGGTTTTTATGCCTTAATACTTGCCACCGCTTTCCGTGTCCTTCCTGAATTTGCAGCTACGACTGAAGACAAAATGTTTTTAGACTTTGGGATGGCGGCGATGAATGCCATCGGGTTAATTGTGACAATATTTGTTGGTACGGGACTGGTTAATAAAGAAATTGAAAAACGCACTGTCTTAATGTTAATTGCTAAACCTGTCAGCCGCAGCGAAATTATCGTCGGCAAATACTTGGGTTTATCCGCAGTACTAGCTGTACTTATCGCCACGATGACAGCAATTTATCTGATATTTCTGCAATTTGGTAACATTCCTCATCCAACGGTGAGCATTCTAATTGCGGCAATTTTCTTATTTTTGCAGTTATCATTAATCACTGCTATAGCTATTACCTTTGGTGTTTTTACTGCTTCTTTGCTAGCGACTATTTTAACCTTTGCAGTATATTTAATCGGAAATATTACTCAAGATTTAGTACAACTTGGTCGTCTTAGTCACAACCCTGGTATGGAACGTCTAACTCAAGGTTTGTTTCTCATCTTACCAGATTTATCTCGATTAGATTTGAAAAATGATGCTGTTTATGGTCTGCAAGCACTACCTGACACAACTGTACTGATTATGAATGCTGGCTATGGCTTACTTTATAGTGCCATGTTGTTAGCGATCGCTATTTTTATCTTTTCACAACGCGAATTTTAG
- a CDS encoding cob(I)yrinic acid a,c-diamide adenosyltransferase has protein sequence MTRNGIGIRTAQVRQERLIGQIHVYDGVGKGKSQAALGVVLRSIGLGINTPSNSNRVLLLRFLKGPERDYDEDGAIAALQRGFPHLIDQVRTGRAEFFGHEEITPFDRDEAERGWDVAKGAIASGLYSVVVLDEINPVLDLGLLPVDEVVKTLKFKPQELEIIATGRAAPQKLLDIADLHSEMKPHHHPTAKALLLEGIEIYTGAGKGKSTSALGKALQAIGRGINHPGSTRVLIMQWLKGGSGYTEDAAIAALQQSYPEVVDHQRCGRDAIVWRNSRQELDYVEAERGWEIAKVAIASGLYKTIILDELNPTVDLELLPVEPIVQALLRKPRDTEIIITGRCQNQPAYFDLASVHSEVYCHKHYANQGVELKRGVDF, from the coding sequence ATGACAAGGAACGGTATCGGTATTCGCACGGCGCAAGTGCGTCAGGAGCGGCTCATTGGTCAAATTCACGTCTACGATGGCGTGGGTAAAGGTAAGTCTCAAGCGGCTTTGGGAGTGGTTTTGCGCTCCATTGGCTTGGGGATAAATACGCCTAGCAATTCTAACCGGGTTTTACTGCTGCGGTTTTTAAAAGGGCCGGAACGTGATTATGATGAAGATGGCGCGATCGCAGCTTTGCAGCGTGGTTTTCCCCATTTAATTGACCAGGTTCGCACTGGTAGAGCCGAATTTTTTGGGCATGAGGAAATTACCCCCTTTGACCGAGATGAAGCGGAGCGGGGTTGGGATGTAGCCAAAGGTGCGATCGCCAGTGGTTTATATTCAGTTGTGGTCTTAGATGAAATTAACCCTGTTCTGGATCTAGGTTTGCTACCAGTGGATGAAGTGGTAAAGACATTAAAATTCAAACCCCAAGAGTTAGAAATCATCGCCACCGGACGCGCTGCGCCGCAAAAGTTGCTCGATATTGCAGATTTGCACTCAGAAATGAAACCTCATCACCACCCAACAGCTAAAGCTCTCTTACTTGAAGGGATTGAAATTTATACTGGTGCTGGGAAAGGCAAGTCTACCAGTGCTTTGGGCAAAGCTTTACAGGCCATTGGTAGAGGAATTAATCATCCCGGGTCTACCCGTGTGTTGATTATGCAGTGGCTTAAAGGTGGTAGCGGGTATACAGAAGACGCAGCGATCGCTGCCTTGCAGCAGTCATATCCAGAAGTGGTGGATCATCAGCGCTGCGGTCGAGATGCGATCGTCTGGCGAAATTCCCGGCAAGAATTAGACTACGTAGAAGCCGAACGGGGTTGGGAAATCGCTAAAGTTGCGATCGCCTCTGGACTGTATAAAACTATCATCCTCGATGAACTCAATCCCACAGTTGACTTAGAACTACTCCCCGTCGAACCCATTGTCCAAGCTTTGCTCCGCAAACCCCGCGACACCGAAATCATTATCACTGGTCGCTGCCAAAATCAACCAGCGTACTTCGACTTGGCTAGCGTCCACTCAGAGGTTTATTGCCACAAACACTATGCTAATCAAGGTGTAGAACTCAAACGAGGGGTAGATTTTTAG
- the fraC gene encoding filament integrity protein FraC produces the protein MPENWMLPRIFPIGGILFDFLFVLIAIPIEAYVFHNRLKFDKKSSTFYAISINLFSSVIGWIIFFVSEPMLPIQVKSELINYMFFNNFKSPKTQTLIILTAFGVFFATFLMKFFLLRGLLLLLNESFAKKEEEPQTSQRRRWRSFSNLRLQSTNLVTTTLIANSVSYSAITIILLFRSK, from the coding sequence ATGCCTGAAAATTGGATGCTTCCCAGGATTTTTCCCATTGGTGGAATTCTGTTTGACTTTTTATTTGTACTGATTGCCATCCCCATCGAAGCATATGTTTTCCACAATCGACTAAAATTTGACAAAAAATCCAGTACTTTTTATGCCATTTCTATCAATCTGTTTTCTAGTGTAATTGGTTGGATCATATTTTTTGTATCAGAACCAATGTTGCCGATCCAGGTGAAATCAGAATTAATTAACTATATGTTTTTTAATAATTTTAAATCACCCAAAACACAAACGTTAATCATCTTAACAGCTTTTGGAGTTTTTTTTGCTACTTTCTTGATGAAATTTTTCCTTTTAAGAGGATTACTACTATTATTAAATGAATCATTTGCTAAAAAAGAAGAGGAACCTCAAACATCTCAACGGCGGCGTTGGCGGAGTTTTAGCAATCTTAGATTACAAAGTACCAATTTAGTCACTACTACGTTAATAGCGAATTCTGTGAGTTATAGTGCTATCACCATTATTTTATTGTTTCGCTCAAAGTAA
- the fraD gene encoding septal junction protein FraD — protein sequence MNTLFKDVFGLFKFTEGLYAGIRKVLVPPKAYSWQTFIYLSVFSWVLSYCATGYIKDIIAFFGWLFLIAGTAWYTTEDPLRVPGTFMPVGAVITGFLVSVFAFGNQQDVITSRTIVFWPTISALITAIPEFIEGTDTDSKARIPKPEDRQRIIILVASSMLLSCWIQFYFVMDNWFQQYPSLQADTFKRSAFVVRTEERVKIPQNGVVILEKLQPIVVEEIAQRPWSEVEKWLLDAKQRVRTLGTEVIQKNLGRYEEKELWHVEPRVANTKSGYILDLLSIWIGPSSNPRGYYLKKSCRIEPVEATNNSGNKITVAEIECDRINKLIAGSPPPQQ from the coding sequence ATGAATACGCTATTTAAAGATGTATTTGGGCTTTTTAAATTTACTGAAGGGCTTTATGCGGGAATTAGAAAGGTATTAGTTCCACCCAAAGCTTATTCCTGGCAGACATTTATTTATCTGAGTGTTTTTTCTTGGGTACTTTCATATTGTGCTACAGGTTATATCAAAGATATAATTGCCTTTTTCGGTTGGTTATTTTTAATTGCTGGCACAGCTTGGTATACAACTGAAGATCCTTTGAGGGTTCCTGGTACTTTTATGCCAGTCGGGGCAGTGATCACTGGATTCTTAGTTAGCGTTTTTGCCTTTGGAAATCAACAGGATGTAATTACATCAAGAACAATCGTTTTTTGGCCGACAATTTCAGCACTAATTACAGCAATACCAGAATTTATTGAAGGAACTGACACCGACTCTAAAGCTCGAATTCCTAAGCCAGAAGACCGCCAAAGAATTATAATTTTAGTTGCTAGTAGTATGCTGCTAAGTTGCTGGATTCAGTTTTACTTTGTGATGGATAATTGGTTCCAACAATATCCCAGTTTGCAGGCAGATACTTTTAAACGTAGTGCCTTTGTTGTCAGAACAGAAGAACGAGTAAAAATACCGCAAAACGGTGTTGTAATTCTAGAAAAACTTCAACCAATAGTAGTAGAAGAAATAGCTCAAAGACCTTGGTCGGAAGTAGAAAAATGGTTGCTAGATGCGAAACAGCGGGTAAGAACTCTGGGTACGGAAGTAATTCAAAAAAATCTGGGGAGATATGAAGAGAAGGAACTATGGCACGTTGAACCGCGTGTAGCTAATACTAAGTCTGGATATATATTAGATTTATTAAGTATTTGGATAGGCCCAAGTTCTAACCCACGGGGCTATTACTTGAAAAAATCTTGTCGGATTGAACCGGTTGAAGCAACTAACAATTCAGGGAATAAGATTACAGTTGCAGAAATTGAATGCGATCGCATTAATAAATTAATTGCTGGATCACCGCCTCCGCAGCAGTGA
- a CDS encoding alpha-amylase family glycosyl hydrolase, whose amino-acid sequence MAKPIEFNLFAPYNKGAALIGSFSDWQEIPMEKGDDGYFRTSVELEDGVYKYKFRVQSNSWFFEPEQWVDVTDPYATDIDEQSGKDDGVIQVKDGKRITDTYIWQHDDKPLPADQELVIYELHVGDFSGGEDDPYARGKYKHVIEKLDYLCELGINAIELMPLKEYPGDYSWGYNPRHFFATESSYGSTAELKKLIDECHAKGIRVILDGIYNHSEASAPLTQIDHDYWYHHSPRDPGNNWGPEFNYEHYDEKLDIHPAWKFIGDTIRFWIGEYHLDGIRYDAARQIANYDFMHWIVQEAKKTASMKPFYNVAEYIPETTSITNVDGPMDGCWHDSFYHCILEHICGDTFDLERLKDVIDCKRQGFLGATNVVNYLTNHDHNHLMVELGNREIFDEDAFRRAKLGVAILMTAVGVPLIWMGEEFGEYKPKQPESSKIDWTLLGNDLNRGLFESYKGLTNLRKNNHALYTENIDFIHENPEAKVLAYTRWNDEGSRIVVVANFSENFLGDYHVPNLASVGTWHEWTGNYDVEASDDGIIADLGPYEAKVFVWQ is encoded by the coding sequence ATGGCAAAGCCAATTGAATTTAATTTATTTGCACCTTACAACAAAGGAGCCGCATTAATTGGTTCTTTTTCTGATTGGCAAGAAATTCCAATGGAAAAAGGTGATGATGGTTATTTTCGTACAAGTGTTGAACTAGAAGACGGCGTTTATAAATATAAATTCCGTGTCCAGTCAAATTCATGGTTTTTTGAACCAGAACAATGGGTTGATGTCACAGATCCCTATGCAACTGATATAGATGAACAAAGTGGAAAGGATGATGGTGTTATCCAGGTAAAAGATGGTAAAAGGATTACTGATACCTATATTTGGCAACATGATGATAAACCTTTACCTGCTGACCAAGAATTGGTAATTTATGAATTGCATGTCGGTGACTTTTCTGGTGGTGAGGATGATCCTTATGCACGAGGTAAGTACAAACATGTCATTGAAAAGTTAGATTATTTGTGTGAACTGGGAATCAACGCTATTGAGTTGATGCCACTTAAAGAATATCCTGGTGATTATAGTTGGGGTTATAATCCCCGCCACTTCTTTGCAACAGAATCTAGTTATGGTTCAACTGCTGAGTTAAAAAAATTGATTGATGAGTGTCATGCTAAAGGTATTCGTGTGATTCTTGACGGTATTTATAACCACTCAGAAGCATCTGCTCCTTTAACACAAATTGACCACGATTATTGGTATCATCACTCTCCCCGTGACCCTGGTAATAACTGGGGACCTGAGTTTAATTATGAACATTATGACGAAAAATTAGATATTCATCCAGCGTGGAAATTTATTGGTGATACAATCCGTTTTTGGATTGGGGAATATCATCTTGATGGTATTCGCTATGATGCAGCGCGGCAAATTGCTAACTACGACTTCATGCACTGGATTGTTCAAGAAGCCAAAAAAACTGCTAGCATGAAGCCTTTTTACAACGTTGCCGAATACATTCCTGAAACTACCAGCATTACCAATGTAGATGGGCCAATGGATGGTTGCTGGCATGATAGTTTCTATCACTGCATTTTAGAACATATCTGCGGTGATACATTTGATTTAGAGCGTCTCAAAGATGTCATTGACTGCAAGCGCCAAGGCTTCTTGGGTGCCACTAATGTGGTAAATTACCTCACCAACCACGACCATAACCATCTCATGGTTGAATTGGGGAACCGTGAGATTTTTGACGAAGATGCCTTTAGGCGGGCTAAATTAGGAGTAGCCATCCTGATGACTGCTGTTGGTGTACCTTTGATTTGGATGGGAGAGGAATTTGGCGAGTATAAACCTAAACAACCTGAATCATCCAAAATTGATTGGACGCTGTTAGGTAATGATTTAAATCGTGGTTTATTTGAATCATACAAAGGCTTAACCAACCTGCGTAAAAATAATCATGCCCTCTACACAGAAAATATTGATTTTATCCACGAAAATCCAGAGGCAAAAGTATTAGCTTATACTCGTTGGAATGATGAAGGTTCTCGTATAGTCGTGGTAGCTAATTTTTCAGAAAACTTTCTAGGTGACTATCATGTTCCTAATTTAGCAAGCGTTGGTACATGGCACGAGTGGACAGGGAATTATGATGTCGAAGCTAGTGACGATGGTATCATAGCTGATTTGGGACCATACGAAGCCAAAGTGTTTGTATGGCAGTAA
- a CDS encoding pentapeptide repeat-containing protein: MKNYADKQEFILSQITNKYFQRRDFSGCDLSGIDLKGIDLSGVNFIGADLSDANLCGCVLTRANLSGANLMQASLREANLYEASLCEANLINADLTRANLCGTFLWRAKFTNSNLWGASLCDVDLREADLSEAKLIEASLIEANLVRANLTGAKLCGAKLLEANLTEANLTGADLTWANLTKANLSKANLWETNLIYAKFRNTIMPDGTIKQPQIMIY, encoded by the coding sequence ATGAAAAATTATGCTGATAAGCAGGAATTTATATTAAGTCAAATTACAAATAAATATTTTCAGCGCCGAGATTTCAGTGGATGTGACTTGAGTGGAATCGACCTGAAAGGAATTGATTTAAGTGGTGTTAACTTCATAGGAGCGGATTTGAGTGATGCAAATCTGTGTGGCTGTGTCCTCACTCGTGCTAATTTAAGTGGCGCAAATTTGATGCAAGCTAGCTTACGTGAAGCTAATTTGTATGAAGCATCTTTGTGTGAAGCTAATTTGATTAATGCTGATTTAACACGAGCAAATTTGTGCGGAACTTTCTTATGGCGGGCAAAATTTACAAATAGTAATCTTTGGGGTGCTTCTTTGTGTGATGTAGATTTGAGAGAAGCAGACCTAAGTGAAGCCAAATTAATTGAAGCATCACTGATTGAAGCTAACTTAGTTAGAGCAAATCTCACAGGAGCAAAGCTATGTGGAGCAAAATTACTAGAAGCTAATTTAACTGAGGCCAACTTAACTGGTGCAGACCTGACATGGGCAAATTTAACCAAGGCAAATTTGAGTAAGGCAAACCTTTGGGAGACAAACCTGATTTATGCTAAGTTCCGAAATACTATCATGCCTGATGGCACAATTAAGCAACCTCAGATAATGATTTATTAA
- a CDS encoding response regulator has protein sequence MKANAQESQSLVLIVDDEPLIRLILRHLLEQEGYQIAEAQNGIEAINVFKQLHPDIVLLDAIMPDMDGFECCTQLHRLDCSKYTPVLMITALEDQESVDRAFEVGATDYITKPIDLIHWPVLRQRVKRLIQQSQLQQKLEAVNVELQRLVTIDGLTQVANRRRFEEYFNQEWQRLKWEQQPLSLILCDVDFFKLYNDTYGHRVGDRCLQEIAKAIKDIIKCPADLVARYGGEEFAVILPNTDTEGATHVADKICHAVRTLAIPHQNSQVSPHVTISVGLTTEIPQPDSDLEEMISAADWALYQAKAAGRDRFVQNILLPKSKNSG, from the coding sequence ATGAAAGCCAATGCTCAAGAAAGTCAATCTTTAGTTCTAATTGTTGATGATGAACCTTTAATCCGCCTGATATTGCGACATTTATTGGAGCAGGAAGGCTATCAAATAGCAGAAGCTCAAAATGGTATAGAGGCAATAAATGTTTTTAAGCAACTCCACCCCGATATAGTACTCCTTGATGCCATAATGCCGGATATGGATGGGTTTGAGTGTTGCACTCAGTTACACCGTCTTGATTGTAGCAAGTACACTCCAGTTTTGATGATTACAGCACTTGAAGATCAAGAGTCAGTTGACCGTGCATTTGAAGTGGGGGCAACGGATTATATTACCAAACCGATTGACTTGATTCACTGGCCAGTTTTGCGACAACGGGTAAAACGCTTGATTCAACAATCTCAGTTACAGCAAAAATTGGAAGCTGTTAATGTGGAATTGCAGCGATTAGTTACTATCGATGGATTAACTCAAGTAGCTAACCGCCGACGGTTTGAAGAGTATTTTAACCAAGAGTGGCAGCGCCTGAAATGGGAGCAACAGCCCCTTTCGCTGATTCTTTGCGATGTTGATTTCTTCAAATTATATAACGATACTTATGGTCATCGGGTAGGCGATCGCTGTCTTCAAGAAATTGCTAAAGCCATCAAAGATATTATTAAATGTCCCGCAGACCTAGTTGCCCGTTATGGTGGGGAAGAATTTGCTGTGATTTTACCTAACACAGACACTGAGGGGGCGACTCATGTTGCCGACAAAATTTGCCATGCTGTCCGCACACTAGCAATTCCTCATCAAAATTCCCAAGTTAGTCCTCATGTAACTATTAGTGTCGGGTTGACGACAGAAATTCCTCAGCCAGATTCTGACTTGGAAGAAATGATTTCCGCAGCGGATTGGGCGTTGTATCAAGCAAAGGCAGCAGGACGCGATCGCTTTGTGCAAAATATTTTACTACCCAAAAGTAAAAATTCCGGCTAG
- a CDS encoding DUF1823 family protein, producing the protein MSNLPSLNTETIWAILDEKLDDATVNQLLWHYLGYRYDSSTAQWDTSQVAPEWQDEYPQPPDFIESRPATVKLTRSIPAENKQMLKEKLGFKGYKIGEFGPRQTRRATAANWLLSYLQQTNGKIE; encoded by the coding sequence ATGTCTAACCTACCATCACTGAATACAGAAACAATTTGGGCAATTCTTGACGAGAAACTTGATGATGCCACAGTCAACCAGTTGCTATGGCATTATTTAGGCTATCGCTATGATTCCTCAACTGCACAATGGGACACTAGCCAAGTTGCACCAGAATGGCAAGATGAGTACCCACAACCACCAGATTTCATTGAATCTCGCCCTGCAACAGTCAAGTTGACTCGTTCCATTCCTGCTGAAAATAAACAAATGCTAAAAGAAAAACTGGGTTTCAAAGGTTACAAAATTGGTGAGTTTGGGCCTCGACAAACTCGCAGAGCGACGGCGGCGAATTGGTTGTTAAGTTATCTGCAACAAACTAACGGCAAAATTGAGTAA